A single Argentina anserina chromosome 7, drPotAnse1.1, whole genome shotgun sequence DNA region contains:
- the LOC126803696 gene encoding putative F-box/FBD/LRR-repeat protein At3g49480: protein MTTVLSRRWNNQWTSIQKLKFYERVDYFRTAHSHSDRISLDSHIVDWMCTVVRCNMIAIALRLEYNGEPIQMPRTVFTCKTLQSLSLHFIGGHITFDAPTSYCFPSLKSLKVSVTDPVEHETEKIFSSCPKLVYLRIHSSASLFSVIAAFNLKPNLVLDNTKSLLVRASILFEINDNLVEERQASLPNLPNMLLLAQISEVKDLYLTAPLLMDCCLPAFGYLTKLELVLYGCDYWKCPSAVLQKAPNLEYLFFFRDKTEGDNECLCDLPAVVPICLSSHLKNIFIWGFKGRKCDIKVADYMLKNSYHLNTFTIIYYNTGALDKKELHKELHNKHKLLSTFRYHISVY, encoded by the exons ATGACCACAGTTTTGTCTAGAAGATGGAACAACCAGTGGACTTCTATCCAAAAGCTGAAGTTTTATGAGCGTGTAGATTATTTTAGGACTGCTCACAGTCACTCTGATCG GATCTCTCTCGACTCTCACATTGTTGATTGGATGTGCACTGTTGTTAGGTGCAATATGATTGCAATTGCACTCCGACTTGAATATAATGGGGAGCCTATTCAAATGCCTAGAACTGTTTTTACTTGCAAAACACTGCAGAGTTTGAGTTTGCACTTCATTGGTGGGCATATTACTTTTGATGCTCCTACATCCTACTGTTTCCCCAGTCTCAAGTCCCTCAAAGTAAGCGTTACGGATCCTGTTGAGCATGAAACGGAAAAGATTTTTTCTTCCTGTCCTAAGCTTGTTTATCTGAGAATACATAGTTCAGCAAGCTTATTTTCGGTAATTGCTGCCTTTAATTTGAAG CCAAATTTGGTTTTGGATAATACAAAATCCCTGCTGGTCAGAGCTAGTATCCTCTTTGAGATCAATGACAATCTTGTAGAAGAAAGACAGGCTTCCTTACCAAACCTTCCAAATATGCTCCTGCTGGCTCAAATTTCTGAGGTCAAAGATCTGTATCTTACGGCTCCTCTTCTTATG GATTGCTGCCTCCCTGCTTTTGGTTATTTGACTAAGTTGGAGTTGGTTCTTTATGGTTGCGATTACTGGAAATGCCCATCAGCTGTACTTCAAAAAGCTCCTAATCTGGaatatctgtttttttttcgcgAT AAAACTGAAGGTGATAATGAATGTTTGTGCGATCTACCAGCGGTTGTGCCTATATGTCTGTCATCACATCTGAAGAATATATTCATATGGGGATTCAAGGGACGGAAATGTGACATAAAAGTGGCAGATTATATGTTAAAGAATAGTTATCATCTGAATACGTTCACCATCATCTACTACAACACTGGTGCTTTGGATAAGAAAGAGTTACACAAGGAGCTTCATAACAAACATAAGCTCCTGTCGACATTTAGGTATCACATTTCTGTGTATTGA
- the LOC126802138 gene encoding actin-depolymerizing factor 3-like — protein MANAASGMAVHDECKMKFLELKTKRAYRSIVFKIEEKQKQVIVEATGDPAQSYEAFTDSLPSDECRYAIFDFDFLTPEGVPKSRIFFIAWSPDTSRVRNKMIYASSKDRFKRELDGIQI, from the coding sequence ATGGCCAATGCAGCATCTGGTATGGCTGTGCACGATGAGTGCAAGATGAAGTTTCTGGAGCTCAAGACAAAAAGGGCCTACCGATCAATAGTGTTCAAGATTGAGGAGAAACAAAAGCAAGTCATTGTGGAAGCAACTGGTGATCCTGCACAAAGCTATGAAGCTTTCACAGATAGCCTTCCTTCTGATGAATGCCGTTATGcaatttttgattttgattttcttacaCCAGAGGGTGTCCCAAAAAGCCGGATATTCTTCATCGCATGGTCTCCCGATACATCAAGGGTGAGGAACAAGATGATCTACGCGAGCTCAAAGGACAGATTCAAGAGAGAGCTTGATGGAATTCAGATCTGA
- the LOC126802839 gene encoding F-box protein FBW2-like, giving the protein MSANPPEEAEDQNPTMESYLRLLHLSSSPQRVSVDESDRRWEDLNPDCLVNVFERVGTGSLLVSVPFVCKSWYRSSLNPACWQPLIVPDDVPGTDSFDINGTDDLSSYDVQEEESRFQYFVRKRFAIEFQLDLRGFSTARFFKFLIDRSMGNVMFLKLPTGSYALEVVLEHVKKKCKSFCGLNVCDADIGKKAALTIVKFVPKIKCLWLRRARIGRQGLVTLLQGCKGLELLDVRDCSGFDEGDEEIAKLAASIPKFMSEGSRVGQGGGGHRVLYGYRFGGRRVLYVGGRQRVLNVQRGG; this is encoded by the coding sequence ATGTCTGCAAATCCTCCGGAAGAAGCAGAAGACCAAAACCCCACCATGGAATCATACCTTCGGCTTCTCCATCTCAGTTCCAGTCCCCAGAGGGTCAGCGTTGATGAATCTGATCGAAGATGGGAGGACTTGAACCCGGACTGTTTGGTCAACGTTTTTGAAAGAGTGGGAACTGGGTCACTTCTAGTCTCTGTCCCTTTCGTCTGCAAGTCATGGTACAGATCGAGCCTCAACCCTGCTTGCTGGCAACCCCTCATTGTACCAGACGATGTCCCAGGTACGGATTCTTTCGACATTAATGGGACTGATGATCTTTCAAGTTATGATGTTCAAGAGGAAGAGTCTAGATTTCAGTACTTTGTGAGAAAAAGATTTGCAATTGAGTTTCAGCTTGATTTGCGGGGTTTCTCCACCGCTAGgtttttcaagtttttgaTTGATCGTAGCATGGGAAATGTGATGTTTCTTAAGCTGCCTACTGGCTCTTATGCTTTAGAAGTAGTGCTTGAACATGTGAAGAAGAAATGCAAGAGTTTCTGTGGGTTGAATGTGTGTGATGCTGATATTGGGAAGAAGGCGGCATTGACCATTGTTAAGTTTGTGCCGAAAATTAAGTGCTTATGGTTGAGGAGGGCGAGAATTGGTAGGCAGGGTCTTGTAACTTTATTGCAAGGCTGCAAGGGCCTGGAACTTTTGGATGTTAGGGACTGTAGTGGTTTCGATGAAGGGGATGAAGAAATAGCCAAGCTTGCTGCTAGTATTCCTAAATTTATGAGTGAGGGTTCTAGAGTTGgacaaggaggaggagggcaTAGGGTCTTGTATGGATACCGATTTGGAGGGCGCCGAGTCTTGTATGTTGGAGGAAGACAAAGAGTCTTGAATGTCCAACGAGGAGGATAA
- the LOC126802042 gene encoding LOW QUALITY PROTEIN: dolichyl-diphosphooligosaccharide--protein glycosyltransferase subunit 1B (The sequence of the model RefSeq protein was modified relative to this genomic sequence to represent the inferred CDS: inserted 3 bases in 2 codons), which yields MEALRSLARLLLAFTIFSNLSLLAFSSPLQDIQIATAERRIDITSHIIKVFLTLKIENTGTSPISEVLLAFPPTQVDHYHHSRQLLPLEKKKNIYVPLEVNPTELPDAPNGNKCFKILLLNPLERKKNIYVPLEVNPTELPDAPNGTKCFKILLLNPLERKKNIYVPLEVNPTELPDAPNGTKCFKILLLNPLSAGETATLEVLYILTHSLEPFPSELSQSESQLVYFWDSAIILSPYYIKQHTTVLRTPSTRVESFTRVEPSTRAGTELKYGPYKDRPAYSYSPVLVHFENNSPFAVVEELGREXGNLQITKHYTLAHAGARHKGVFSEVDYQARSSGVSSFKHLLARLPPRVHSVFYQDQIGNISSSHLRTDFRRSELEIEPRYPLFGGWKTTFIIGYGLPLQDFLFESPDGRRYLNFTFGCPPAETVVDKFTLKVVLPEGSKDXVVPFMVEQHLETKHSYLDIVGRTVVVLEKKNVVPEHNSPFQVYYSFNPVFMLAEPLMLVSVFFFLFMASVAYLHVDFSISK from the exons ATGGAAGCTCTGCGAAGCTTGGCTCGATTACTCCTCGCCTTCACGATCTTCTCCAATCTCTCACTGCTTGCCTTCTCCTCTCCTCTTCAGGACATCCAGATCGCCACCGCCGAACGCAG GATTGACATCACCTCACATATCATCAAGGTTTTCTTGACGTTAAAG ATTGAAAATACTGGCACTTCTCCTATTTCAGAAGTGCTTCTTGCATTCCCACCAACACAGGTTGATCATTATCATCACTCAAGGCAGCTCTTaccattggaaaaaaaaaaaaacatttatgtGCCCCTTGAAGTGAATCCCACTGAACTACCTGATGCACCAAATGGGAATAAGTGCTTTAAAATATTGCTGCTCAATCcattggaaagaaaaaaaaacatttatgtGCCCCTTGAAGTGAATCCCACTGAACTACCTGATGCACCAAATGGGACTAAGTGCTTTAAAATATTGCTGCTCAATCcattggaaagaaaaaaaaacatttatgtGCCCCTTGAAGTGAATCCCACTGAACTACCTGATGCACCAAATGGGACTAAGTGCTTTAAAATATTGCTGCTCAATCCATTGAGTGCTGGTGAAACTGCAACATTAGAGGTGCTTTACATATTGACACATTCTCTGGAGCCTTTCCCATCAGAGTTAAGCCAATCGGAGTCTCAGTTGGTTTATTTCTGGGACAGTGCAATAATATTGTCTCCCTATTATATCAAGCAACATACGACTGTTTTAAGAACTCCTAGTACTAGGGTGGAGTCATTTACTAGAGTAGAACCCAGTACACGTGCTGGTACTGAGCTGAAGTATGGACCGTACAAGGATCGCCCTGCATACTCTTATTCTCCTGTTCTTGttcattttgagaataatAGCCCATTTGCTGTTGTTGAGGAACTTGGACGTG GTGGAAATCTTCAGATCACGAAACATTACACTCTAGCACATGCTGGTGCTAGACATAAGGGTGTCTTTTCCG AAGTTGATTATCAAGCTCGGTCTAGTGGTGTCTCTTCATTCAAACATCTCCTAGCAAGACTACCTCCCAGAGTCCATTCAGTTTTCTACCAAGATCAAATCGGGAACATCTCGTCATCACATTTGCGTACAGATTTTCGGAGG TCAGAACTTGAAATTGAACCAAGGTATCCCTTATTTGGAGGTTGGAAAACTACTTTCATTATCGGATATGGTCTACCATTGCAAGACTTTCTTTTTGAGTCACCTGATGGTAGGCGATATCTCAATTTCACCTTTGGTTGTCCTCCTGCTGAGACGGTAGTAGACAAGTTTACCCTCAAA GTTGTGCTACCAGAAGGATCAAAAGA CGTGGTTCCTTTTATGGTTGAGCAACATCTTGAG ACCAAACACTCATACCTTGATATCGTTGGAAGGACAGTGGTCGTTCTTGAGAAGAAAAATGTAGTTCCTGAGCATAATTCTCCTTTCCAG GTCTACTACAGCTTCAACCCAGTTTTCATGCTGGCAGAACCGCTTATGTTGGTTTCTgtgttcttcttccttttcatggCTAGTGTAGCTTACCTACACGTAGATTTTTCCATCAGCAAATGA
- the LOC126802137 gene encoding BTB/POZ domain-containing protein At5g03250-like, translating to MACLKLGSKSEVFHLDGQTWLCSTGLPSDVIVEVGETSFHLHKFPLLSRSGLLEDIIGELPSEDENKCSLELHDIPGGAKAFLLVAKFCYGVRLELNALNVVVVRCAAEYLRMNEEYGEGNLIMQTEEFLNEILGNWTDSIKVLETCEEVSPHAEELHIVSRCINSLAMTASADPSLFSWPMSGKGTVQSPDGVGFWNGIGTTSKPHPINEDWWFEEVSFLKFPFYKRLIRAVEAGGMNLEKVAGSIMYYARKHLSLLGRQSCFLNGNRAAPASTVSASSDADQRNLLEDIVELLPDQKGVTPANFLLRLLRTSMLLHASPSCRENLEERVGAQLEQAALEDLLIPNMGYSVETLYDIDCVQRILDHFMLMDRDSVDYSSNSIVDEGQLSDGSQALTRMTVVAHLVDGYLAEVSPDVNLKLQKFQSLASLIPEYARPLDDGLYRAIDIYLKAHPWLTDSEKEQICRLVNCQKLSLEASTHAAQNERLPLRIIVQVLFFEQLRLRTSVAGWFFVSENLENSQNLSGNLPLVRNEVPVQAGTRRGLERVVAVDDMKERVSELEKECLSMKQEIEKLVKTKGSWNSFLKKFGLRLKPKSVKKPSKLSCNGSEELPTSIGPLMNGKENFENKELRD from the exons ATGGCGTGCCTGAAACTGGGATCGAAATCTGAGGTCTTTCATCTTGATGGCCAGACGTG GCTTTGCTCAACTGGACTTCCAAGTGACGTCATTGTTGAAGTTGGAGAGACATCCTTTCATCTCCACAAG TTTCCATTGCTATCAAGAAGTGGATTATTAGAAGACATTATTGGAGAATTGCCTAGTGAGGATGAGAATAAATGTAGTTTGGAACTGCATGACATTCCTGGTGGAGCTAAAGCGTTCTTGCTTGTAGCCAAATTCTGTTACGGTGTAAGGTTAGAACTCAATGCGCTGAATGTAGTTGTTGTACGGTGTGCGGCTGAGTATCTTCGCATGAATGAAGAATATGGAGAAGGAAATCTCATCATGCAAACAGAGGAATTTCTAAATGAAATACTTGGCAATTGGACAGACTCAATTAAAGTActtgaaacatgtgaagaagTCTCGCCTCATGCAGAAGAGCTTCATATTGTTTCCAGATGCATCAATTCATTGGCAATGACAGCTAGTGCTGATCCGAGTTTATTCAGTTGGCCCATGTCAGGAAAAGGTACAGTGCAGAGCCCAGATGGCGTGGGGTTCTGGAATGGAATAGGCACGACATCCAAGCCACATCCAATTAATGAAGATTGGTGGTTCGAGGAAGTCTCCTTCCTGAAGTTTCCTTTTTACAAAAGGCTGATTCGGGCTGTTGAAGCAGGTGGTATGAATCTAGAGAAGGTTGCTGGTTCCATTATGTACTATGCAAGGAAGCATCTTTCCTTGTTGGGCAGGCAATCGTGTTTCCTAAATGGAAACCGTGCTGCCCCTGCCTCAACTGTTTCTGCTTCATCTGATGCAGATCAAAGGAACCTTCTTGAAGATATAGTGGAATTACTTCCTGATCAGAAGGGCGTTACACCAGCCAATTTCCTGCTCAGGCTTCTGCGGACATCTATGCTTTTGCATGCTAGCCCATCATGTCGAGAGAATTTGGAAGAGAGGGTTGGCGCTCAGTTGGAACAAGCAGCTCTTGAAGATCTCCTGATACCAAACATGGGTTACTCAGTGGAGACCCTCTATGATATTGACTGTGTACAGCGGATTCTTGATCACTTCATGCTTATGGATCGTGATTCAGTTGATTACTCTTCTAACTCCATAGTGGATGAAGGTCAGTTGAGTGATGGATCTCAAGCACTGACTCGAATGACTGTGGTGGCTCATCTGGTAGATGGCTATCTTGCTGAGGTGTCACCTGATGTTAACTTGAAGTTACAGAAGTTTCAATCATTAGCTTCTCTTATCCCTGAATATGCAAGGCCATTAGATGATGGACTTTACCGTGCTATCGACATATACCTCAAG GCCCATCCCTGGCTAACAGATTCTGAGAAGGAGCAAATATGCAGGCTCGTGAACTGCCAGAAGCTCTCATTAGAAGCCAGCACTCATGCAGCCCAGAATGAGAGGTTACCACTCCGCATCATAGTCCAAGTTTTGTTCTTTGAACAGCTTCGGCTACGGACATCAGTTGCCGGTTGGTTCTTTGTATCTGAAAACCTTGAGAACTCACAGAATCTGAGTGGGAATCTCCCACTTGTTAGAAATGAAGTACCTGTTCAAGCTGGCACCAGACGAGGACTGGAACGGGTTGTAGCAGTCGATGACATGAAGGAGAGGGTTTCTGAGCTTGAGAAGGAATGCTTGAGCATGAAACAAGAGATTGAGAAACTGGTGAAGACAAAAGGTAGTTGGAATTCCTTCTTGAAAAAGTTTGGTTTGAGGCTCAAGCCAAAGTCAGTTAAGAAACCATCCAAGCTCAGCTGCAATGGTTCGGAAGAATTACCAACATCAATAGGGCCACTTATGAATGGAAAGGAAAATTTCGAAAATAAAGAATTAAGggattag